A region from the Triticum aestivum cultivar Chinese Spring chromosome 3D, IWGSC CS RefSeq v2.1, whole genome shotgun sequence genome encodes:
- the LOC123075868 gene encoding cytochrome P450 71A1-like → MAAEMVAALFNSPYALTALAFLLAVMVLVSSSKRNRNSGRQGQLRLPPSPPGLPVVGHLHLLGSLPHRSLRALAATYGPVMHLRLGRVPTVVACSAAAAEEAMRTRDLDFASRPRLLMVDRFYYGTGGIGFAPYGEHWRQARRVCVTHMLNAHRVASLGGVRAQEAAALVDRVHRHAGAVVNISDNLIVYSNTVISRCTFGDTDYGVEGGGGGARLRKVFAEIEELLGTVPMGETVPWLRWVDVVTGLEKKTRRVFEEMDGLLERVIADHRQRRRAGAATGEEGDFVDVMLDAEELDTGSIKGIILDMLAAATDSTFTLLEWAMAELISHPHEMRKLQDEVRAAVGPAAGAVVTEEHLPRLPYLKAVVKETLRLHPPTPLLLPRETLEDTRLLGYDVPAGTRVLIHAWAIGRDPATWGSRAEEFAPERFLGYDLKMGQDFAFLPFGAGRRGCPGVGFAMLSNELALASLVYNFDWEQPGGRMPPVDMSELHGLSVRLKAPLLLVAKSWSPVSGMESN, encoded by the coding sequence ATGGCTGCAGAGATGGTTGCCGCTCTGTTCAACTCCCCCTATGCCCTCACCGCCCTAGCCTTCCTCCTCGCCGTCATGGTCCTCGTCTCCTCCTCGAAGCGCAACCGCAATTCCGGCAGGCAGGGCCAGCTGCGGCTTCCTCCATCACCGCCCGGCCTGCCGGTCGTCGGCCACCTCCACCTGCTCGGGAGCCTGCCGCACCGGAGCCTCCGTGCGCTGGCCGCGACCTACGGCCCGGTGATGCACCTGCGGCTCGGGCGCGTGCCGACCGTGGTGGCGTGCTCCgcggccgcggcggaggaggccaTGAGGACCCGGGACCTCGACTTCGCCAGCCGTCCCAGGCTCCTCATGGTCGACCGCTTCTACTACGGCACCGGCGGGATCGGCTTTGCACCGTACGGGGAGCACTGGCGCCAGGCGCGCCGCGTCTGCGTCACCCACATGCTCAACGCGCACCGCGTCGCGTCCCTGGGTGGCGTCCGGGCGCAGGAGGCCGCCGCGCTCGTGGACCGGGTGCACCGCCACGCCGGGGCCGTCGTGAACATCAGCGACAACCTCATTGTGTACTCTAACACGGTCATCTCCCGCTGCACGTTCGGCGACACGGACTACGGGGttgaaggaggcggcggcggcgcgaggctgaGGAAGGTGTTCGCAGAGATCGAGGAGCTCCTGGGCACGGTGCCCATGGGAGAGACGGTGCCGTGGCTGCGGTGGGTGGACGTCGTCACGGGGCTGGAGAAGAAGACGCGGCGTGTCTTTGAAGAGATGGACGGACTACTGGAGCGGGTCATCGCCGACCACCGCCAGCGCCGCCGCGCGGGTGCGGCCACCGGGGAGGAGGGAGACTTCGTGGACGTGATGCTGGACGCTGAAGAGCTGGACACGGGCAGCATCAAGGGCATCATCCTGGACATGCTGGCCGCCGCGACGGACTCCACCTTCACGCTCCTGGAATGGGCCATGGCGGAGCTCATCAGCCACCCGCACGAGATGCGCAAGCTACAGGACGAGGTCCGCGCGGCAGTCGGACCGGCCGCCGGCGCCGTCGTGACGGAGGAGCATCTCCCCCGCCTGCCTTACCTGAAGGCGGTGGTGAAGGAGACGCTGCGCCTCCACCCGCCGACGCCGTTGCTCCTGCCGCGGGAGACGCTGGAGGACACGCGGCTGCTGGGCTACGACGTGCCGGCGGGCACCCGGGTCCTGATCCACGCCTGGGCCATCGGCCGCGACCCGGCAACGTGGGGGAGCCGCGCCGAGGAGTTCGCGCCGGAGCGGTTCCTCGGGTACGACCTCAAGATGGGCCAGGATTTCGCCTTCTTGCCATTCGGCGCCGGGAGGAGGGGCTGTCCCGGCGTCGGGTTCGCCATGTTGTCGAACGAGCTGGCGCTGGCGAGCCTGGTGTATAACTTTGACTGGGAGCAGCCCGGCGGTAGGATGCCGCCGGTAGACATGAGCGAGCTGCACGGCCTCTCCGTGCGCCTCAAGGCGCCTCTGCTTCTGGTTGCCAAATCTTGGTCGCCTGTGTCTGGGATGGAGAGCAATTAA